The following coding sequences are from one Lipingzhangella halophila window:
- a CDS encoding SDR family oxidoreductase translates to MRIVIAGGHGKIALHLERQLAARGDTPVGLIRNPDHAGDVRAAGAEPVVIDLESTTVTQLAEAVMGADAVVFAAGAGPGSGEARKETVDRDAAALLADAASLAGVRRYVMVSAISVDEGPSPDAEPVWAAYVNAKRAADDDIRERGEQLDWTILRPGRLTEEPGTGRVRLAPKVERASVPREDVAAVIAAVLDESATSGHVWELVSGDTPITDAVRGATA, encoded by the coding sequence ATGCGTATCGTCATCGCCGGGGGCCACGGGAAGATCGCGCTACACCTGGAGCGGCAACTGGCCGCGCGCGGCGACACTCCCGTGGGACTCATCCGCAATCCCGACCATGCTGGCGACGTCCGCGCCGCCGGCGCCGAGCCGGTCGTCATCGACCTGGAGTCCACCACCGTCACCCAGCTTGCCGAGGCGGTCATGGGGGCCGACGCGGTGGTGTTCGCCGCTGGCGCCGGTCCGGGCAGCGGGGAGGCCAGGAAGGAGACCGTGGACCGCGACGCGGCGGCGCTGCTGGCCGATGCCGCCTCGCTCGCCGGGGTCCGGCGCTACGTCATGGTCTCCGCGATCAGCGTCGACGAAGGCCCTTCGCCCGACGCCGAACCGGTTTGGGCGGCATACGTCAACGCCAAGCGCGCCGCCGACGACGACATCCGGGAGCGCGGCGAGCAGCTCGACTGGACGATCCTGCGGCCCGGCAGGCTCACTGAGGAGCCCGGAACGGGACGGGTGCGCCTGGCGCCGAAGGTGGAGCGGGCGTCGGTGCCCCGGGAGGACGTCGCCGCGGTGATCGCCGCTGTGCTCGACGAGTCGGCCACATCCGGACATGTCTGGGAACTCGTCTCGGGCGACACCCCGATCACCGACGCCGTTCGCGGGGCCACCGCGTAG
- a CDS encoding phosphatase PAP2 family protein: MSDTPDQTDPAARDRDHAGSPPLPAHRRVLAVVTAVAVTPLLVLATMVATEWGPLLSLDREVAASLYAFMRPFPEAAHLTEVWTETFGTWSMRVVSLLAAGWLLLRRQISTAVWAAATVFLANLFGLFLKLGVDRARPEFTEPLAAGVGPSFPSGHSLMAVVGMGIVLFTVLPLLRGRIRTGAWVAAVLIALSTAVTRPLLAVHWVSDVVAGLSLGVCTVAATLLLWTFLPEAARRWDRSVHDPAANT, from the coding sequence ATGTCCGACACACCGGACCAGACCGATCCCGCTGCCCGCGACCGCGACCACGCGGGTTCCCCACCACTTCCAGCGCACCGCCGCGTGCTGGCGGTGGTCACCGCGGTCGCCGTTACGCCCCTTCTGGTGCTGGCGACAATGGTCGCCACCGAGTGGGGGCCCCTGCTGTCCCTCGACCGCGAGGTCGCCGCTTCGCTGTACGCGTTCATGCGCCCCTTCCCCGAGGCGGCCCACCTCACGGAGGTGTGGACGGAGACGTTCGGAACGTGGTCGATGCGCGTCGTCTCGCTGCTCGCCGCGGGCTGGCTGTTGCTCCGGCGCCAGATCAGCACGGCGGTCTGGGCCGCGGCCACCGTCTTCCTGGCGAACCTGTTCGGGTTGTTCCTCAAGCTCGGGGTGGACCGGGCGCGGCCGGAGTTCACCGAGCCGCTCGCCGCGGGGGTCGGCCCGTCGTTCCCGTCGGGGCACTCCCTGATGGCCGTGGTTGGGATGGGGATCGTACTGTTCACGGTCCTGCCGCTGCTGCGCGGCCGGATCCGCACGGGCGCGTGGGTGGCGGCGGTCCTGATCGCGCTGAGCACCGCCGTGACCCGGCCTTTGCTGGCCGTGCACTGGGTGAGCGATGTCGTGGCCGGCCTGTCCCTGGGCGTGTGCACGGTCGCCGCGACACTGCTCCTCTGGACGTTCCTGCCAGAGGCCGCGCGCCGCTGGGACCGGTCGGTGCATGATCCGGCGGCGAACACATAG
- a CDS encoding Uma2 family endonuclease — MTLMVPNECGHDLPTDRPLTVDDLADTPDDGRRYELVDGRLDVSPAPVSMHSLIDSRLTIHLGITAPDGYRVLTGPGVNFNAERTHHRVPDLAVIRDEDFESPYLTRPPLLAVEIVSPESVLRDNHTKRREYAEFGIESYWIISPSPDKTGLIELRLEDGRYIETTQVFGEAVFETDLPFPVRLVPHWLTADGPWREHIAGE; from the coding sequence ATGACACTCATGGTTCCCAACGAGTGCGGACACGACCTTCCCACGGACCGGCCGCTCACCGTGGACGACCTGGCGGACACCCCGGACGACGGGCGCCGCTACGAGCTGGTCGACGGGAGGCTTGACGTGTCTCCCGCGCCAGTGTCAATGCACAGCCTGATTGATTCCCGCCTGACAATTCATCTAGGGATCACTGCCCCTGACGGCTACAGAGTGCTCACGGGGCCTGGGGTCAACTTCAACGCCGAGCGCACCCACCACCGCGTACCAGACCTCGCGGTAATCCGGGATGAGGACTTCGAGAGTCCCTATCTCACCCGGCCGCCGCTGCTGGCCGTGGAGATCGTCTCGCCGGAGAGCGTCCTGCGGGACAACCACACCAAGCGGCGCGAGTACGCCGAGTTCGGCATCGAGTCGTACTGGATCATCAGCCCGTCGCCCGACAAGACCGGCCTGATCGAGCTGCGCCTGGAGGACGGCAGGTACATCGAGACCACCCAGGTGTTCGGGGAGGCCGTGTTCGAGACCGACCTGCCGTTCCCGGTGCGGCTGGTCCCCCACTGGCTCACCGCCGACGGCCCCTGGAGGGAGCACATCGCCGGCGAGTGA
- a CDS encoding M48 family metalloprotease, translated as MHRNAIRAAGLLAGVSALVIALCWICGGFAGLQLGIVLAIGLNGAVFLFTGSMALRAMRARAVSEIEQPDLYRIVRELATEARQPMPRLYLSPTPAPNAFAIGRTPRTAALCCTTGLLRSLNERELRGVLAHELAHVRQRDTLLSSVVATLAALITSLTALALLLPMGDSEDQDVPSLLGGLLFLLLGPLAAVVIQAGVTRAREYRADVAAAELTGDPIGLANALRKIEVGTRTHPLPAERPLLTAGHLMIAHPFPEHGMCRLFVAHPPTAERIRRLQKLAEQWGVR; from the coding sequence GTGCACCGCAACGCGATCCGTGCAGCCGGCCTGCTCGCTGGCGTGTCGGCACTGGTCATCGCGTTGTGTTGGATATGCGGCGGGTTTGCCGGGCTGCAGCTCGGCATCGTCCTGGCGATCGGGCTGAACGGCGCGGTCTTCCTCTTCACCGGGTCCATGGCCCTGCGGGCGATGCGCGCCCGCGCCGTCAGCGAGATCGAGCAGCCCGATCTGTACCGGATCGTCCGGGAGCTCGCCACCGAGGCGCGCCAACCCATGCCGCGGCTGTACCTGTCGCCGACCCCCGCCCCCAACGCGTTCGCGATCGGCCGCACCCCGCGCACGGCCGCCCTCTGCTGCACTACCGGTCTGCTGCGCAGTCTCAACGAGCGCGAGCTGCGCGGCGTGCTGGCCCACGAGCTCGCGCACGTCCGGCAGCGCGACACGCTCCTGTCGTCGGTCGTGGCCACCCTGGCCGCGCTCATCACGTCCCTGACGGCGCTGGCCCTGCTTCTTCCCATGGGCGACTCCGAGGACCAGGACGTCCCGAGCCTGCTGGGCGGGCTGCTGTTCCTGCTGCTCGGTCCGCTCGCCGCGGTGGTGATCCAGGCCGGGGTCACCCGGGCCCGCGAGTACCGGGCCGACGTCGCGGCGGCGGAGCTCACCGGCGACCCGATCGGCCTCGCCAACGCCCTGCGCAAGATCGAGGTCGGCACCCGTACCCACCCACTGCCGGCCGAGCGCCCCCTACTGACCGCGGGCCACCTGATGATCGCGCACCCGTTCCCGGAACACGGCATGTGCCGCCTCTTCGTCGCGCACCCCCCGACCGCGGAACGTATCCGCCGCCTGCAGAAGCTGGCCGAGCAGTGGGGAGTCCGCTAG
- a CDS encoding 2-oxoacid:acceptor oxidoreductase subunit alpha, which yields MTKEVKQLDRVIIRIAGDSGDGMQLTGDRFTQETASFGNDLSTLPNFPAEIRAPAGTLPGVSSFQLHFADHDIMTPGDAPDVLVAMNPAALKANVDDVPKGATIIANTDEFTKRSLTKVGYESDPLEDSSLSDFKVSQVPLTSLTVKALEGYGLSKKDAQRAKNMFALGLLSWMYNRPTEGTREFLKSKFAAKPDILDANLAAFNAGWNFGETTEDFAVSYEVKPAKLAAGQYRNITGNLALSYGLIAGSKLSGLSIFLGSYPITPASDILHELSKHKRFGVRTFQAEDEIAGVGAALGAAFGGSLGVTTTSGPGMVLKAETLGLAVTTELPLLVIDVQRAGPSTGMPTKTEQADLLMALFGRNGESPLPVLAPQSPSDCFDIAIEATRIATKYRTPVVVLSDGYLANGSEPWKIPDVSGLPDLSVAFTSEPNGENGEFRPYQRDPETLARPWALPGTAGLEHRIGGIEKSDGTGNISYSPANHDLMVRSRQGKIDGIARDIEDLQVDDPTGDAEVLVLGWGGTYGSIGAAVRRVRRAGSKVAQAHLRHLNPFPENLGEVLNRYERVLVPEINLGQLALLLRGKFLVDVISYTKVRGLPFKAEELAGVVQEVIDRAE from the coding sequence GTGACCAAAGAGGTCAAGCAACTCGATCGCGTCATCATCCGTATCGCGGGCGATTCCGGCGACGGCATGCAGTTGACGGGCGATCGCTTTACCCAGGAGACCGCGTCGTTCGGGAACGACCTGTCGACGCTGCCGAACTTCCCCGCGGAGATCCGTGCTCCCGCGGGCACGTTGCCCGGCGTCTCCAGCTTCCAGCTGCACTTCGCCGATCACGACATCATGACCCCGGGCGACGCCCCCGACGTCCTGGTAGCCATGAACCCGGCTGCGCTCAAGGCCAACGTCGATGACGTGCCCAAAGGGGCAACCATCATCGCCAACACCGACGAGTTCACCAAGCGCAGCCTGACGAAGGTCGGCTACGAGTCAGACCCGCTGGAGGACAGCTCCCTGTCCGACTTCAAGGTGAGCCAGGTGCCGCTGACCTCGTTGACGGTCAAGGCGCTTGAGGGCTACGGGCTCTCCAAGAAGGACGCGCAGCGCGCGAAGAACATGTTCGCGCTCGGCCTGCTCTCCTGGATGTACAACCGGCCCACCGAGGGCACCCGCGAGTTCCTCAAGTCCAAGTTCGCGGCCAAGCCCGACATCCTCGACGCGAACCTCGCGGCCTTCAACGCCGGGTGGAACTTCGGCGAGACCACCGAGGACTTCGCCGTCTCCTACGAGGTCAAGCCGGCCAAGCTTGCTGCGGGCCAGTACCGCAACATCACGGGGAACCTGGCCCTGTCCTACGGGCTGATCGCGGGCTCGAAGCTGTCCGGGCTTTCCATATTCCTCGGCTCCTACCCCATCACCCCGGCCTCGGACATCCTGCACGAACTGTCCAAGCACAAGCGCTTCGGCGTGCGGACCTTCCAGGCGGAGGACGAGATCGCCGGCGTGGGCGCGGCGCTGGGGGCGGCGTTCGGCGGGTCGCTCGGCGTGACCACGACATCAGGGCCGGGCATGGTGCTGAAGGCCGAGACGCTCGGTCTCGCCGTGACGACCGAGCTGCCGCTGCTCGTGATCGACGTCCAGCGCGCGGGTCCCAGCACCGGGATGCCCACCAAGACGGAGCAGGCCGACCTGCTCATGGCACTGTTCGGGCGGAACGGCGAGTCCCCGCTGCCGGTGCTCGCGCCCCAATCGCCGTCGGACTGCTTCGACATCGCGATCGAGGCCACCCGCATCGCGACGAAGTACCGGACCCCGGTGGTCGTCCTCTCCGACGGCTACCTCGCGAACGGCTCCGAACCGTGGAAGATCCCGGACGTGTCCGGGCTGCCGGACCTGTCGGTGGCCTTCACCTCGGAGCCCAACGGTGAGAACGGGGAGTTCCGGCCCTACCAGCGCGACCCCGAGACGTTGGCGCGCCCGTGGGCACTGCCCGGCACCGCCGGGTTGGAGCACCGCATCGGCGGGATCGAGAAGAGCGACGGCACGGGCAACATCTCCTACAGCCCGGCCAACCACGACCTGATGGTGCGCTCGCGCCAGGGCAAGATCGACGGGATCGCGCGCGACATTGAGGACCTCCAGGTCGACGACCCCACGGGCGACGCCGAGGTCCTCGTGCTCGGCTGGGGCGGCACATACGGGTCGATCGGTGCCGCGGTACGCCGGGTGCGGCGCGCGGGGAGCAAGGTGGCCCAGGCCCACCTGCGCCACCTCAACCCGTTCCCGGAGAACCTGGGCGAGGTGCTGAACCGCTACGAGCGTGTCCTCGTCCCCGAGATCAACCTCGGCCAGCTCGCGCTGCTGCTGCGCGGGAAGTTCCTGGTCGACGTCATCAGTTACACGAAGGTCCGCGGGCTGCCCTTCAAGGCCGAAGAGCTGGCGGGCGTGGTTCAGGAGGTCATCGACCGTGCCGAGTGA
- a CDS encoding MerR family transcriptional regulator translates to MSGGIWKVGELAQLTGLTVRTLHHYEHIGLVAPSGRTSAGHRLYDDHDLRRLYRVVALRDLGLPLESIRTLLEGELDLAQLLRDQSDHVQRRISALRALHTRLAVLVERADGAGDIASPDLLALIEEVSRMEKTFRNYFSDDQVERLEQRREQRGQQVVDAEIAEWPQLIARVQAEMDAGTEPSDPKVAPLARRWMELLEAFHGGDEGLRDSLYRMQHENSETVQEQGGPPPEMIEYIRRANAAG, encoded by the coding sequence ATGTCCGGTGGGATATGGAAGGTCGGTGAGCTGGCCCAGCTCACCGGGCTCACGGTGCGGACCCTGCACCACTACGAGCACATCGGACTGGTGGCGCCATCGGGGCGGACATCCGCCGGACACCGGCTCTACGATGACCACGATCTGCGCCGGCTCTACCGGGTCGTGGCACTGCGCGACCTGGGACTCCCTCTGGAGTCGATCCGTACCCTGCTCGAAGGCGAGCTGGACCTCGCACAACTGCTGCGCGACCAGTCCGACCATGTCCAGCGTCGGATCTCAGCACTGCGGGCACTGCACACCCGGCTGGCGGTGCTGGTGGAGCGCGCGGACGGTGCCGGCGACATCGCGTCCCCCGACCTTCTCGCACTGATCGAAGAGGTGTCACGTATGGAAAAGACGTTTAGGAACTACTTCTCCGACGACCAGGTCGAACGGCTTGAGCAGCGGCGCGAGCAGCGCGGGCAGCAGGTGGTCGACGCCGAGATCGCCGAGTGGCCGCAGCTCATCGCGCGCGTCCAGGCCGAGATGGACGCGGGCACCGAACCGTCCGACCCGAAGGTCGCCCCCTTGGCCCGGCGCTGGATGGAACTGCTGGAGGCCTTCCACGGCGGCGACGAGGGCCTGCGCGACTCGCTGTACCGCATGCAGCACGAGAACAGCGAGACGGTCCAGGAGCAGGGCGGCCCGCCCCCGGAGATGATCGAGTACATCAGGCGGGCGAACGCCGCTGGCTGA
- a CDS encoding helix-turn-helix domain-containing protein: MSARTTWGELRDRRMDEPGAAEEYEAARLAYELGRTVRRMRVERGLSQISLARAAGMTQSAVARFEAGGTVPSLPVLERLAHALDADLAVTLTPRSPAA; the protein is encoded by the coding sequence ATGAGCGCTCGCACCACTTGGGGGGAGCTGCGGGACAGGCGCATGGATGAGCCTGGTGCGGCCGAAGAGTACGAAGCCGCTCGACTGGCCTACGAACTCGGACGCACTGTCCGGAGAATGCGTGTGGAGCGCGGGTTGAGCCAGATCAGTCTCGCCAGGGCAGCGGGTATGACCCAGTCGGCGGTGGCTCGATTCGAGGCCGGTGGAACCGTGCCGAGCCTGCCCGTGCTGGAGCGCCTCGCCCACGCTCTCGACGCCGATCTTGCCGTCACACTTACACCGCGCAGTCCGGCGGCGTGA
- a CDS encoding YajQ family cyclic di-GMP-binding protein, protein MAAESSFDVVSKLDRQEVDNALNQAAKELSQRFDFRGTGAGITWSGQQGVEIKANTDERVKAALEVFKEKLVKRGVSLKVLDPADEPKAAGKEYRLPITLKEGISTDDGKRISKIIRDEGPKGVKAQIQGDELRVSSKKKDDLQTVMTLLKEKDLDIALQFVNYR, encoded by the coding sequence GTGGCCGCCGAATCCAGTTTCGACGTCGTGTCCAAGCTCGATCGCCAAGAGGTCGACAACGCGCTGAACCAGGCCGCCAAGGAGCTCTCGCAGCGCTTCGACTTCCGGGGTACCGGTGCCGGGATCACCTGGTCCGGCCAGCAGGGAGTGGAGATCAAGGCCAACACCGACGAACGCGTCAAGGCCGCCCTGGAGGTGTTCAAGGAGAAGCTGGTCAAGCGCGGCGTGTCGCTGAAGGTCCTGGACCCCGCCGACGAGCCCAAGGCCGCCGGCAAGGAGTACCGCCTCCCGATAACCCTCAAGGAGGGCATCTCCACCGACGACGGGAAGCGGATCTCCAAGATCATCCGCGACGAGGGCCCCAAGGGCGTCAAAGCCCAGATTCAGGGCGACGAGCTCCGGGTCAGCTCGAAGAAGAAGGACGACCTGCAGACGGTGATGACCCTGCTCAAGGAGAAGGACCTCGACATCGCTCTGCAGTTCGTCAACTACCGCTGA
- a CDS encoding DUF4291 domain-containing protein, producing the protein MELPRYQIRARHTASTVTVYQAYAPEIGQPAARDGRFPAAWKRGRMTWVKPSFLWMMYRCGWATKESQQTVLAVEITREGFEWALRNASLSHFVPELHPDWDTWKQRLREAPARVQWDPERDLHLRPLPHRSLQLGLSGAAARRYADEWTVSITDVTPLAHTVHELVRSNDLAEADRLRPVETPYAMERGSLDHLCR; encoded by the coding sequence ATGGAACTGCCGAGGTACCAGATCCGGGCGCGCCACACGGCCTCCACGGTCACCGTCTACCAGGCCTACGCCCCAGAGATCGGGCAGCCCGCGGCGCGCGACGGCCGCTTCCCGGCGGCCTGGAAACGCGGCCGGATGACCTGGGTCAAGCCCTCATTCCTGTGGATGATGTACCGGTGCGGCTGGGCGACCAAGGAAAGCCAGCAGACCGTGCTCGCCGTTGAGATCACCCGCGAGGGGTTCGAGTGGGCGCTGCGGAACGCGAGCCTGTCGCATTTCGTCCCCGAGCTGCATCCCGACTGGGACACCTGGAAGCAGCGGCTGCGGGAGGCGCCGGCGCGCGTCCAATGGGACCCTGAGCGCGACCTGCACCTGCGGCCGTTGCCGCATCGTTCACTGCAGCTCGGGCTGTCCGGTGCGGCCGCACGCCGGTACGCCGACGAGTGGACGGTCTCCATCACCGACGTGACCCCGCTCGCGCACACCGTCCACGAACTGGTGCGTTCCAACGACCTGGCCGAGGCCGACCGGTTGCGGCCCGTTGAGACTCCCTACGCCATGGAGCGGGGGTCGCTCGACCACCTGTGCCGCTGA
- a CDS encoding 2-oxoacid:ferredoxin oxidoreductase subunit beta, with protein MPSENGSDAAQAGGNGAVPNGLKLVPRSDVEYKMKDFKSDQDVRWCPGCGDYAILAAFQGFLPELGVPRENIVMVSGIGCSSRFPYYLSTYGMHSIHGRAPAIATGLAASRPDLSVWVITGDGDGLSIGGNHLIHALRRNVNINVLLFNNRIYGLTKGQYSPTSATGMVTRSSPMGSLDSPFNPVSLALGAEAGFVARTVDSDRKHLTSVLRAAADHEGASFVEIYQNCPVFNDEAFEPLKDSAERDSRLLRMEHGEPLRVGDRGVVVGDYGELAIADVAEVGEENLVRHDAHRADPGYAFALSRLDLPAFEHVPVGVFRDVKRPTYDELMAEQLETAGAGQGDADLAGLLASGDTWTVEG; from the coding sequence GTGCCGAGTGAGAACGGGTCCGACGCCGCGCAGGCGGGGGGCAACGGCGCCGTGCCGAACGGCCTCAAGCTGGTCCCCCGCAGCGATGTCGAGTACAAGATGAAGGACTTCAAGTCCGACCAGGACGTCCGGTGGTGCCCCGGGTGCGGCGACTACGCCATCCTCGCGGCCTTCCAGGGGTTCCTGCCCGAGCTCGGGGTGCCCCGCGAGAACATCGTCATGGTCTCCGGGATCGGCTGCTCCTCGCGGTTCCCGTACTACCTGAGCACCTACGGGATGCACTCGATCCACGGGCGGGCGCCGGCGATCGCGACGGGCCTCGCCGCGAGCCGGCCCGACCTGTCCGTGTGGGTGATCACCGGGGACGGCGACGGGCTGTCGATCGGCGGTAACCACCTGATCCACGCGCTGCGCCGGAACGTCAACATCAACGTGCTGCTCTTCAACAACCGCATCTACGGTCTGACGAAGGGGCAGTACTCGCCGACGTCGGCGACGGGGATGGTCACCCGCTCCTCACCGATGGGGTCTCTGGACTCCCCGTTCAACCCGGTCTCGCTGGCGCTGGGTGCCGAGGCCGGCTTCGTGGCGCGCACCGTCGACTCCGACCGCAAGCACCTGACCAGTGTGCTGCGCGCCGCCGCCGATCACGAGGGGGCGTCGTTCGTCGAGATCTACCAGAACTGCCCGGTCTTCAACGACGAGGCGTTCGAACCGCTGAAGGACTCCGCCGAGCGCGACTCCCGGCTGCTTCGCATGGAGCACGGCGAGCCTCTGCGCGTCGGTGACCGCGGAGTCGTGGTTGGCGACTACGGCGAGCTGGCCATTGCCGACGTCGCCGAGGTCGGCGAGGAGAACCTGGTGCGGCACGACGCGCACCGCGCCGACCCCGGGTACGCGTTCGCGTTGTCACGCCTGGATCTCCCGGCGTTCGAGCACGTGCCGGTGGGGGTCTTCCGCGACGTCAAGCGGCCCACCTACGACGAGCTCATGGCCGAGCAGCTTGAGACGGCCGGAGCCGGCCAGGGAGACGCCGATCTCGCCGGCCTCCTCGCCAGCGGCGACACCTGGACAGTGGAGGGCTGA
- a CDS encoding TIGR02678 family protein, which yields MASSEDVALAGERQAAARRLLANPIVTARTHPEDFAVIRAHSEWLIQQFDRVLGYELTVAAEHARLAKAGLVRSVTRPLLRPTGASFSPRTYSYLALCLATLLDSAPTLAMDRLAAGVREAASEAGLDLDPTGRMSERRAFLAAVRHLVELGAVNAPGDALAADAEGGIGTAELEVRADAVRHVVAHPPHATSDPREFLTAMEADEPSGDAAAEVALRRLIAETAVVYRDDLSERQRERLGRHQWRAVAELGALLGCDAEIRAEGVALVMPDDAEDDEGLSVFPSSEPAGQAALLLMERIITRLPANDVPARAVPVPAELLKSEITALLDPASDLQRRWARTALSHIPDPDHLASRVLDLLRDAGLMRRFDSEGPRFEGWSVLAAAARYCGRPYHSSEAPAGGGEGV from the coding sequence ATGGCGTCCAGTGAGGACGTCGCGCTCGCCGGCGAGCGCCAGGCGGCCGCCCGGCGGCTACTCGCCAACCCCATCGTGACCGCACGCACCCACCCCGAGGACTTCGCCGTTATCCGCGCCCACTCGGAGTGGCTCATCCAGCAGTTCGACCGGGTCCTCGGCTACGAGCTGACGGTCGCGGCCGAGCACGCCCGGCTGGCCAAGGCAGGGCTGGTGCGGTCCGTCACGCGGCCCCTCCTCCGCCCAACCGGCGCCTCGTTCTCGCCGCGGACCTACAGCTACCTGGCGCTGTGCCTGGCGACCCTGCTCGACTCGGCGCCCACGCTTGCGATGGACCGGCTCGCCGCGGGCGTGCGCGAGGCAGCCTCCGAGGCCGGCCTGGACCTCGACCCCACCGGTCGGATGAGCGAGCGCCGCGCGTTCCTGGCGGCGGTGCGCCACCTCGTCGAGCTGGGTGCGGTGAACGCGCCCGGCGACGCGCTGGCCGCGGACGCCGAAGGGGGAATCGGGACCGCGGAACTGGAGGTGCGCGCCGATGCCGTCCGGCACGTTGTCGCGCACCCCCCGCACGCCACCTCTGACCCGCGCGAGTTCCTCACGGCAATGGAGGCGGACGAGCCGAGCGGCGACGCCGCCGCGGAGGTCGCGTTGCGCCGCCTGATCGCCGAAACCGCCGTCGTGTACCGCGACGACCTCTCCGAGCGGCAGCGCGAGCGGCTCGGCCGCCACCAGTGGCGCGCTGTCGCCGAGCTGGGCGCGCTGCTCGGCTGCGACGCCGAGATCCGAGCCGAGGGCGTTGCCCTGGTCATGCCCGACGACGCCGAGGACGACGAGGGGCTCAGTGTCTTCCCCAGCTCCGAACCCGCCGGGCAGGCCGCGTTGCTGCTCATGGAGAGGATCATCACCCGGCTCCCCGCGAACGACGTCCCCGCGCGGGCGGTGCCCGTTCCCGCGGAACTCCTCAAGTCCGAGATCACGGCGCTTCTCGACCCCGCATCCGACCTCCAGCGCCGGTGGGCCCGCACCGCGCTCAGCCACATCCCCGACCCCGACCACCTCGCCTCCCGGGTTCTTGACCTGCTGCGGGACGCCGGCCTCATGCGGCGCTTCGACTCCGAGGGCCCCCGGTTCGAGGGGTGGAGTGTGCTCGCGGCGGCAGCCCGTTACTGCGGTCGCCCGTACCATTCCAGTGAGGCCCCTGCCGGAGGGGGCGAGGGAGTGTGA
- a CDS encoding DUF2397 family protein has protein sequence MSDSARKAPSAPGDGAGRPVSRRGRASLLRLACWFEGADAETAHDIYTAAFATYRARHLGGQAAAPVAPATSWWNAPLADTAAAKLAGASPVAPVHDHSEQRARLRDEAESSAHWRRSAAREVRRLLADPTGDDSRLHLTPPALGVLMDLLTAALGSGDSARGAVSAGDLELDIRLHVTRVAGASIVLRGAGGDLSIDGLRLQATSYPAGDSTEPSDEVGALASGESVSGQPVDLLADPVRPA, from the coding sequence GTGAGTGACTCAGCGAGGAAGGCGCCTTCCGCCCCCGGCGACGGTGCGGGACGGCCCGTGTCCCGGCGCGGCCGCGCCAGCCTGCTCCGCCTCGCGTGCTGGTTCGAGGGGGCCGACGCCGAGACGGCGCACGACATCTACACCGCGGCGTTCGCCACCTACCGGGCACGGCATCTGGGCGGCCAGGCCGCCGCGCCGGTCGCACCCGCCACGAGCTGGTGGAATGCCCCCCTCGCGGACACCGCGGCCGCTAAGCTGGCCGGAGCGTCGCCAGTCGCCCCGGTGCACGACCACAGTGAGCAACGGGCGCGGCTGCGCGACGAGGCCGAGTCCTCCGCGCACTGGCGCCGTTCCGCCGCCCGAGAGGTCCGCCGACTCCTCGCGGACCCCACCGGGGACGACTCCCGGCTGCACCTGACTCCTCCTGCCCTTGGGGTACTCATGGACCTGCTCACGGCCGCGCTTGGCTCGGGCGACTCCGCCCGCGGCGCCGTTTCGGCCGGCGATCTGGAACTCGATATCCGGCTGCACGTCACCCGCGTCGCGGGGGCGTCGATCGTGCTGCGGGGCGCCGGCGGCGACCTCAGCATCGACGGGCTCCGGTTGCAGGCCACCAGCTACCCCGCGGGAGACAGCACCGAGCCGTCCGACGAGGTCGGCGCGCTGGCCTCCGGGGAGAGCGTGAGCGGCCAACCGGTCGATCTCCTCGCCGATCCGGTGCGCCCGGCGTGA